The sequence TAGATGGCCGCGATCACGCCGAAGGGGGTGACGATCACGGCCATGATCAGGGTCATCATCACGGTGCCGAAGATGGCCGGGAAGATACCGCCCTCGGTGTTGGCCTCACGGGGGTCGTCGCTGAGGAACTCCCAGAGCTTGGCGAAGTAGAAGCCGAGCTTCTGAAACAGGGTCATGGCGTTCGGCTGGTAGGCATGCACCACCTTGCCGAGGCTGATTTCCTGCTCGCGGCCGCCGGCCTCGCGCACCACCACGCTGTCGCGGTTGAATTCCTGGTGCAGGCCCATCAGGCGCTCTTCCAGGCCCTTGTAGCGTTTCTCCAGCTCGGCGCGCTCGGCGGCGATGTCGGCCTGGGCCTCGGGGGTCAGAGCGTCGTTCAACTCCAGCTTGCGGGTCTGCAGGCGCAGGCGCTCGAGGCCGTGGTTGATGCCGCCGATCTCCTTCTTCTCCAGCTGGTAGAGCTGGGCGTAGAGCTCGTTCACCCGCGCCAGGCGCTTGGTCAGCTCGGCCATGGCGGCCTCGCCTTCAGCCACCACCTGGCCGTTCTCCTTCACGGAGATCAGCCGGCCGTAGAAGTTGCCCCACTCGCGGCGCTCCAGCGCCACCAGCTCGGTAGGGTACTTCTGCTCCTGCAGCCAGTCGCCCACCACCCAGGTGAAGTCGCTGCCGTAGACGTCACGGTTGCCCACCTTGAGCAGCTCGCGGGTCATGAACTCCGGACCCTCCGCCGGCACCGGCAGACCGGCACCCTGCAGGCGCACACGGGACACTTCCTCGATCTGTACCGCTTCGCCGATCACCAGCTTCACCGGCTGGCCGGGCACGCTGTACTGCGCTTCCACCAGGTCGGCCGGCCAGAAGTGGGCGAGGCCGCGCACGGCGATCACCGAGAGCAGGCCGATGGTCATGATGACCGCGATGGAAACCGCTCCACCGCTTATCCAGACGCCCGGTGCGCCACTCTTGAACCAGTCTTTCAGGGAAACCTTTTTCACGGATTTCTCCACCGCTTGAGTCTTTCAGTGCCTCCGGCCAGGGGGCCGGAGGTTTCGTGTTTCTGGGGGAGAGAGGCTGCGGCGCTGAGCCGAACATCCCTCACCCGGTCCTTCGGACCCCCCTCTCCCACAGGGAGAGGGGGATCAGCTGCGACGCTGAAGCGTCGTTCTTACAAAGAGGCGTACTTCTTGCGCAGGCGCTGACGGATCAGCTCGGCCAGGGTGTTCATGATGAAGGTGAACGTCAGCAGCACCAGCGCCGAGAGGAACAGCACGCGGTAGTGGCTACCGCCCACTTCCGACTCGGGCATTTCCACCGCCACGTTGGCCGCCAGGGTGCGCATGCCTTCGAAGATGTTCGCTTCCATCACCGGGGTGTTGCCGGTGGCCATCAGCACGATCATGGTCTCGCCCACGGCACGGCCGAGGCCGATCATCAGTGCCGAGAAGATGCCCGGGCTGGCGGTCAGCAGGACCACGCGGGTCATGGTCTGCCAGGGCGTGGCGCCCAGGGCCAGGGAACCGTAGGTGAGGCTCCGGGGCACGCTGAACACGGCGTCTTCGGCGATGGAGAAGATGTTCGGGATCACCGCGAAGCCCATGGCCAGGCCGACGATCAGGGCGTTGCGCTGGTCGTAGGTGATGCCGAGGTCGTTGCTGATCCACAGGCGCATGTCGCCACCGAAGAACCAGCTCTCCAGGATCGGGCTCATGCCCAGGGCGAGCCAGGCGGTGCCGCCCACCACGGGGATCAGGATGGCCGCTTCCCAGCCGTCCGGCACGCGCAGGCGGATGGATTCGGGCAGGCGGCTCCAGATGAAGCCGGCCAGCAGGATGCCGAAGGGGGTCAGCAACAGCAGGCTGAAGATGCCCGGCAGGTGGCCTTCCACATAGGGCGCCAGGAACAGGCCGGCGAAGAAGCCGAGGATCACCGTCGGCAGCGCTTCCATCAGTTCGATCACCGGCTTGACCTTGCGGCGCATCGCCGGGGCCATGAAGTAGGCGGTGTAGATGGCCGCGGCGATCGCCAGCGGGGCGGCCAGCAGCATGGCGTAGAAGGCCGCCTTGAGGGTACCGAAGGTCAGCGGGGCCAGGCTCAGCTTGGGCTCGAAGTCGGTGTTGGCGGCGGTGGACTGCCAGACGTACTTGGGCTCGTCATAGCTTTCGTACCAGACCTTGCTCCACAGCGCGCTGAAGGAGATTTCCGGGTGCGGGTTGCGGAGGCGGAACGGCAGGAACTGGTTGCCCTCTTCCACCAGCACCTTGTTGGCGCGCGGCGACAGGGCCAGCACGCCGGAGCCGTCGGTGACCGGCTCCACCAGCAGGGTACGGTTGGCGGTGCTGTGGAAGACGCCGAGGTGGCCGCTGGCGTCCAGGGCGACGAAGCCCTTGCGGCGCTCTTCCGGGGTGATCTGCACCACCGGATCGGTGCCCAGCTGGAAGTCGCGGATATGTTTCAGGCGCGAGGAACCGTCCGGGTCACGAGCCATGAACCACTGGGCGATGCCGCCCTTGGAGTCGCCGATCATCATCGAGATGCCGCCCAGCAGCGTGTTGCTGGCGGTGACTTCGCGGCTGGCGTCTTCCAGCAGCTTGTAGCGGCCGTTCAGGGATTTTTC is a genomic window of Pseudomonas resinovorans NBRC 106553 containing:
- the pstA gene encoding phosphate ABC transporter permease PstA yields the protein MKKVSLKDWFKSGAPGVWISGGAVSIAVIMTIGLLSVIAVRGLAHFWPADLVEAQYSVPGQPVKLVIGEAVQIEEVSRVRLQGAGLPVPAEGPEFMTRELLKVGNRDVYGSDFTWVVGDWLQEQKYPTELVALERREWGNFYGRLISVKENGQVVAEGEAAMAELTKRLARVNELYAQLYQLEKKEIGGINHGLERLRLQTRKLELNDALTPEAQADIAAERAELEKRYKGLEERLMGLHQEFNRDSVVVREAGGREQEISLGKVVHAYQPNAMTLFQKLGFYFAKLWEFLSDDPREANTEGGIFPAIFGTVMMTLIMAVIVTPFGVIAAIYLREYAKQGPLTRVIRIAVNNLAGVPAIVYGVFGLGFFVYVLGGSLDRLFFPESAPAPTFGTPGLLWASLTLAILAVPVVIVATEEGLARIPRAVREGSLALGATKAETLWKVVLPMASPAMMTGLILAVARAAGEVAPLMLVGVVKLAPSLPVDGNYPYLHLDQKIMHLGFHIYDVGFQSPNVEAARPLVYATALLLVLVIALLNISAVAIRNHLREKYKALDS
- a CDS encoding ABC transporter permease subunit, whose product is MTDLANSLTNSKNPPARIDFNTPALVRKRKMRALKDRLTRWYVLVGGLAVLAAITLIFFYLAYVVLPLFQGAELTARKVQSPAWLQQDAGKPLLLALEEQNMVGMRVANTGEVQFFSVKDGSLMKRQQLPLPGGVSVASIGQDQPGSALVVLGLSNGQALIFQHSYKVTYPDNHKTITPQVSFPYGEAPMALDAQGRALEHVAINGNDETLVLAASTGSQLHVQQVVSEENMLTGETTQEQTSIDLPQIAEPIKAIYIDPRHQWLYVLNGRAHADVFSLREKSLNGRYKLLEDASREVTASNTLLGGISMMIGDSKGGIAQWFMARDPDGSSRLKHIRDFQLGTDPVVQITPEERRKGFVALDASGHLGVFHSTANRTLLVEPVTDGSGVLALSPRANKVLVEEGNQFLPFRLRNPHPEISFSALWSKVWYESYDEPKYVWQSTAANTDFEPKLSLAPLTFGTLKAAFYAMLLAAPLAIAAAIYTAYFMAPAMRRKVKPVIELMEALPTVILGFFAGLFLAPYVEGHLPGIFSLLLLTPFGILLAGFIWSRLPESIRLRVPDGWEAAILIPVVGGTAWLALGMSPILESWFFGGDMRLWISNDLGITYDQRNALIVGLAMGFAVIPNIFSIAEDAVFSVPRSLTYGSLALGATPWQTMTRVVLLTASPGIFSALMIGLGRAVGETMIVLMATGNTPVMEANIFEGMRTLAANVAVEMPESEVGGSHYRVLFLSALVLLTFTFIMNTLAELIRQRLRKKYASL